In Streptomyces rapamycinicus NRRL 5491, the genomic stretch CATCTCGGCCACCTCCAGACCCCCTCGCCCGGGCTCCCCCACCACCGCGACCGGCGAGTTCGACACCGCGCGGTCCTCCGGCGCGGTGATCGGCAAGGGAAGCGATCCGCGGCGGTTCAAGGTCATGGTGGAGAAGGGCACCGGCATCAACGCGAAGCGGGCCGCGGCCGAAATCTCGGCAATCCTCGCCGACAAGCGCGGCTGGACCAACGACGGCGAGCACTCCTTCCAGCTGGTCGCCGACGGCCCCTCCGACTTCGAGGTGAAGATCGCCACCCCGGACACGGTCGACGAGATCTGCGGCGCCGTGGGCCTGGACACCCATGGCGAGGTCAACTGCGACGCCGGCAGCCAGATCATGGTGAACCTCAAACGCTGGAACACCGGCTCACCGGAGTTCTCCGGCCCCATCGGCGGCTACCGGGCGCTGATCATCAACCACGAGGTCGGCCACCGCATCGGCCACGGCCACGAGACCTGCCCCGGGAAGGACAGACGGGCGCCGGTGATGATGCAGCAGATATACGGGCTCAAGGGCTGTGTCGCGAACGAGTGGCCCTACGACGCGGAGGGCAGGTACATCGGGGGCCCGGCGGTGTCATGACGACTACATGTGATCGATCTGGGTCAGGTCGATGTCGATCATGAAGGGGACGGTCAGCTTCAGCCGCTCGTGATAGATGCCGGTGTTCGTGTAGGAGTTGGTCACCGGGTCCAGCTCATAGGTGTGCACGG encodes the following:
- a CDS encoding DUF3152 domain-containing protein, encoding MTSTAQAPGPSTSPPRRRGRTTRSARPRNVVVALAAGAALIAGVVFALRGDGGGKGAARATAPAAPPPDAISATSRPPRPGSPTTATGEFDTARSSGAVIGKGSDPRRFKVMVEKGTGINAKRAAAEISAILADKRGWTNDGEHSFQLVADGPSDFEVKIATPDTVDEICGAVGLDTHGEVNCDAGSQIMVNLKRWNTGSPEFSGPIGGYRALIINHEVGHRIGHGHETCPGKDRRAPVMMQQIYGLKGCVANEWPYDAEGRYIGGPAVS